One genomic region from Ferrimicrobium acidiphilum DSM 19497 encodes:
- a CDS encoding TetR family transcriptional regulator, whose amino-acid sequence MTIEERKERTRALLAEVAADLFVMKGFDHTTVEEIAQAADISPRTFFRYFATKEEVVMSFLWLKVDKLLASLAVRPSDESLLESVQVVFRSTEADSDVDRDRQLLRLLATTPSLRARWLVDGWESAVRLRPIIAGRLGLEESSSRVGLIANALFMVAETVLDQWSYDGGDFVGDMLAALALLDRGGLLSTGGEGI is encoded by the coding sequence ATGACGATTGAAGAGCGTAAGGAGCGCACCCGTGCCTTGCTGGCCGAGGTGGCAGCCGATCTGTTTGTCATGAAGGGCTTCGATCACACTACGGTCGAGGAGATCGCTCAGGCCGCCGATATCTCTCCACGCACCTTCTTTCGATACTTCGCCACCAAAGAGGAGGTGGTGATGAGTTTTCTGTGGCTAAAGGTCGACAAGCTGCTTGCTTCCTTGGCTGTTAGACCCTCTGACGAGAGTCTGTTAGAGTCAGTGCAGGTGGTGTTTCGTTCGACGGAGGCAGACTCCGATGTAGACAGAGACCGGCAGCTGTTGCGCCTGTTGGCAACCACACCATCGCTGCGTGCTCGTTGGTTGGTGGATGGCTGGGAGTCAGCGGTTCGTCTGCGTCCGATCATCGCTGGGCGCCTCGGACTCGAGGAGTCGAGTTCCCGGGTTGGGTTGATTGCTAACGCTCTGTTTATGGTCGCAGAGACGGTGCTTGATCAATGGTCTTATGATGGCGGTGATTTTGTTGGCGACATGCTTGCCGCCCTTGCTCTGTTGGATCGAGGAGGGTTGCTGAGCACTGGTGGTGAAGGGATCTAG
- a CDS encoding ArsR/SmtB family transcription factor, with protein MRSLPSKFSKSGLLQTQATLVQGEDIPHLSRFFAALADPTRLKLLVAINSAGRLGATECVKASGLSQGRTSVHLSCLAACGLIAVERVGRRKYYRIASTLVPEILCLSHVVVDENVATLAQCRTAQPTAS; from the coding sequence ATGCGCTCGCTGCCCTCTAAATTCTCCAAATCTGGGCTCCTGCAGACGCAGGCGACTCTTGTACAAGGGGAGGACATCCCTCATCTCAGCCGATTCTTTGCCGCCCTTGCCGACCCGACGCGGCTCAAGTTGCTTGTTGCGATCAACTCCGCTGGTCGTCTAGGTGCCACAGAGTGCGTGAAGGCATCAGGGCTGTCGCAAGGACGAACCTCTGTGCATCTCAGCTGCTTAGCAGCCTGTGGGCTCATCGCTGTAGAACGTGTAGGGAGACGTAAGTACTACAGGATCGCTAGCACTTTAGTGCCAGAGATTCTCTGTCTTTCTCATGTAGTAGTGGACGAAAACGTTGCCACCCTTGCCCAGTGCAGGACTGCACAACCGACCGCGTCATAA